The following are from one region of the Artemia franciscana unplaced genomic scaffold, ASM3288406v1 Scaffold_1445, whole genome shotgun sequence genome:
- the LOC136042547 gene encoding replication protein A 32 kDa subunit-like — translation MDQSGGFMSSPSGGSPAGSRKPGMSKAQNVVAMTVGQILRCPGGEITVENRPVAIIVLIGQVKNIQSHPGRTNFHLDDKTGIMEITYFHDDETKQEPELTDEAIVKVVGHFKEFQGRKSLMAITFRICASYNELTCHMLEVMYTPLKLKQIQMKDLEKSGISHQAEGALPNSIIAPLMDRGSTAGGFTPNQQRVHAIIANSSDEMGIHKDDIVRQCQGIINKREIESILQMMTSEGHIFSTVDDDTFKSTDA, via the exons ATGGATCAAAGTGGAGGATTTATGAGTTCTCCATCTGGTGGCTCACCAGCTGGTTCCAGAAAG cctgGCATGTCCAAAGCCCAAAATGTAGTTGCAATGACAGTTGGCCAAATTCTACGATGTCCAGGTGGTGAAATCACAGTAGAGAATCGGCCTGTTGCCATCATTGTTCTGATTGGTCAAGTCAAAAATATTCAGTCTCATCCTGGTAGAACTAATTTTCACCTTGATGATAAGACGGGAATCATGGAAATTACGTATTTTCATGATGACGAG actAAACAAGAACCTGAGCTGACTGATGAAGCGATCGTAAAGGTGGTTGGGCACTTCAAAGAGTTCCAAGGAAGAAAGTCACTTATGGCTATAACCTTTAGGATTTGCGCCTCTTATAATGAACTAACATGCCATATGTTGGAAGTCATGTACACTCCCCTGAAGCTGAAACAGATTCAAATGAAGGAC CTTGAAAAGTCTGGCATAAGTCACCAAGCAGAAGGAGCGTTGCCTAATTCAATCATTGCGCCACTAATGGATAGAGGCTCTACGGCTGGTGGTTTCACTCCCAATCAGCAGAGAGTACATGCAATAATTGCG aactCAAGTGATGAAATGGGCATACACAAAGATGATATTGTCAGGCAGTGTCAAGGCATCATTAACAAGAGAGAAATAGA GTCCATTTTACAAATGATGACATCCGAAGGTCACATCTTTTCTACGGTAGATGACGATACCTTTAAATCTACAGATGCTTAA